AGTGTTGCGTGTCCTGTTATACCTCTTAAAGAAAATCACaatcatataaattgaaaCGGATGAATTATGTGAGTGATCAATGACGTATAGAATTAttgtacttacctatataactatataagctataacaagtatttaatttaatattttgtattattgtaagctttattataagatattggGTAATTTCAGATACGTGTAAACTTATCTTATTATGTTTTCACTTGAAACTTTTGAAAtcacaaatgtataattataatcccATATACTATAATCCCATATGCTGGCAATaggcataaatattattaagataatttttaaattttgattaacatTAAAACGTTTAACCACATATAAAGATTGAAGAGTATTGCAGTGAGCTATTTTGATGGTATctgtattttaacttttaaactaaattgtgTGAACCTATTGTGGTAATGTGGTTATATACTTGTATGAATACTACCATCGAGACTTTACTAAaggttataggtacctaatttagtatttaccatattataaaagttttatcaatgacaaatacctatttaaattttaatagttgatTATCACGCGTGTCGCGAGGGTatcttttgtatttatacctTGGGtactaactattaaatataggataaaatacttgttttaaagtctaattgtaatatacgagtattaatacatacacgtacaaaaacatacacatagtatattatataatttattatactattattacttataaaaaaataagtaataatactatttttttttttttttttttatagtagctACTAGTTAGTATAGTAGTATCAATAAGTACTGGCGGAAATAAATGGATAGGTAGTTGGTAGCCGgtaggtaatatatacatatataaacatataacattttatggttttatttataagcataatGTTTCGCGTGCATAATTGATCGTAAAACTTAGAAACGtttaatactgtattatactgtttatattgaattaatcatacaattcattgagtaaatatagttatagtatcTATGTACAATACTCTCTAATGCATTATACctagcaaataatataaaatatttatacaattatacaataggCATATATGTACAAATAGTCAGCTCAGAACtctaaaagtttgataaaaaatattgaaaataattttataattagagtAAATcgacttattataaaacttggtGATAAGAACATCTGTGTTCTTAGGCTGTTTTTTAcgattgttaaattttttagcaagttattggtgtacacatatataaaaatgctcataactcacttaaaaactaAGTAGTCGTAATAACCAACATGCGAACATAGAAAATGTTCTTACCATCTAGTTTCATAATAGATCGATtaactctaatttttaaactaacagAGTTAAACGTGATCTCCTGAGCGTACATTTGTTATGTTATACGTACTTGTAAGACGAAGACAAGACCTGCGGGTATGGTGTCCTCTTAACATATTGATCTgtttcgtaaataataaagcaATTTATGCAACCATTGCAatctatatactttaaatttaattttagcatCATCAGTTAGCTagtttcaaaatgttaaaaaaccgGAGAAATCACTTCTGCGGTTTAGTAAGTTTTCAAATGTACCTCGTCATTAAGTAGATCACTATGTCTGTAAtgcaataatgttaaattttaattaaattattgtattattgtatatttgtataagtacatatgaaagaaaacaaaatattactattatgcgAAATAAGAAATGGGTTGATGTGGATCTCCATTTATTTGGAGAGTCCAGAAATGtttcatataatcatataataatttattgttataaattatttcttaattcaagcggttgaaataatttttgccAAAAATTGTTTGTCAATATCATAGAACGATAGAACAGTCAACGATGCAAATAAGTTTgtggtattaataataacttaaaattagtttaaatattttttaaatttaattgtagaaaaaacaataataaaaataggcaATGTTCAAAAAGGTTTCATATGTCTAcgtttatctaatattttattaattcaaataaaataactaaaatagttggataaaaagttgttatttcttatttaaaaatcaaatttcatcaaaatttgaactttaaagttCAAACGCTTATAAAAACTTCCAGTGATTATAtgctttttcattatttttaaattatgtatattatgaggaattttgaattaaattgtcaaaaatgtttaatttaaaaaataaccattttaaatgtttattaatagctCAAAAAGTTTAAGTACATTGCAATAATCTTTTGTTATCGGTTGTGATCGTAGattctgaataatataaatagtaagtaacaaatttataaatattttggtttttgagTGCTATAGGCCTATATAGACTCCTCTATTATGCGGCTATgcgtaactattattattatttattatgttatgcagTTAGGCTACTTGTaagttgtaatttgtataatacaatgataCATGTAAGCCCAGAActgaaacaaatttaaactatgaaGGTtggattttgttgaaaaaaaagctgttgcgtttaaaatgtatataattacgcTAGTGTCTCTAGTAGTATTGATCAGGGGGGACGTCAaagacaaataatttaaataggtactatttagAAATTgttcgttttaaaaattggagattctaaatttctatataataactaataggtatACCCAAACAAAATGCTAGTTAATCTTCCGTCCTGCGTATGCACGTAAACGATGTCTGAAATATTCTCGTATGGATCCATGAGTTCAAGTATGGTGACATGGTGTATTTAGCTATGTTTGGAATACGATTCCCCTGTGAAATACATCGAGTAATAGGAAATTCTATTAATCGTATCGAAAGCAGTGGCAGTCGCAAGTCGTAAATTCTCACAACCGCGTATAGTGTATACCCGCTAGTCAGCTGTTTCCCGCGCTAACTCCGAGCGCTTTTGGCAGCCGAGGTTGTACGCACGCCCACGGACATGTCCTTGCGCCTCCAccgaatacattataatgttatttttttgcttgttatttttatcattatatctgTACCTCGAAGAAAACTCGTCGATGtacagaatatttaaatatagtaaatattatacattaatattatttcgatagtcgatattatacatcataatataatgtgtgcacaataataataggtaataatgtaatttatattattctattattccGGTGGCCAGTGTCGAacgttaaaagttttttatttttgttcaattattaatttctctCTCCTCCGGTCATCCCCTCTCATTAAATTCGTGCCGACTGGCCGACTGcgaatcaattaaatttagtggGGATATCGTGAACGGCGGCTCGCGcgctataataaatcatttaaaaattaatacgcaCTCTTCGAATTTCTTACAGCCGCGACAGACACACTGTGAGCAGTTGTGAATGTAAGTGCCGCAGTGACATGTTCAAGAAAGACCTTTAAGTCTCTCGTACAATACTTAGAGCAATTGGGTACGCACaaacatatacacacacacgtcaTCATGAGTGATTCCGTGCCTTTACCGCCTCTGGTCAAGTTCTTCAACGGTGGACTATCCGCGTAAGTATCAGCAGCCGCGGGTTACGCGCATGGCCTATTACACGGCCCGTgacaatacctaatattatatcattcattactattgttattgttgtacatGACGTACGTTTTATAGGACTGTGGCCACCGTTATAGTGCATCCGTTGGACGTGCTGAAGAACCGCATGCAGATGGCTGGACGCGACGTCACTGCCACTGAAGCGCAAAAGTCCATGGGCGGCATCGTTCGTTCCATGATCAAGGAGAAGGGTGTTACGGCGTTTTATCCCGGACTGTCCGCCGGCATCCTGAGACAAGCCACGTATTCGACCACGCGATTGGGCATGTACAACTCGTTGTTCACATTTATGACTGGGTGAGTGTTGTCAGAACACACCAACATTCACTTTTGTGCTATGAACAACGTGTCTGTTGCTTATTGTTGTAGGGAAGACAATAAACCGCCCAATCTGTTGGTGAAACTGGGCTTGGCCCTGGTGTCTGGTGTGACTGGTGCTGCTGTCGGTACCCCGGCTGAAGTAGCACTCATAAGAATGACATCTGATGGACAATTACCATTGTCAGAAAGACGTGGTTACACTAGTGTTTTCAATGCATTAGCCAGGATTGCTAAGGAAGAAGGTATTGCTACATGGTGGAGAGGATGCATTGCCACAATGGGAAGGGCAGCTGTTGTCAATATGGCTCAACTTGCATCATATTCTCAATCAAAAGAAATTTACCTTAAGAGTGGTGAGTTAAAATGCTATGGATGATTTTCTATACACGGCTTGGGcccaattttattgaataaat
This sequence is a window from Rhopalosiphum maidis isolate BTI-1 chromosome 1, ASM367621v3, whole genome shotgun sequence. Protein-coding genes within it:
- the LOC113548648 gene encoding mitochondrial 2-oxoglutarate/malate carrier protein-like; protein product: MSDSVPLPPLVKFFNGGLSATVATVIVHPLDVLKNRMQMAGRDVTATEAQKSMGGIVRSMIKEKGVTAFYPGLSAGILRQATYSTTRLGMYNSLFTFMTGEDNKPPNLLVKLGLALVSGVTGAAVGTPAEVALIRMTSDGQLPLSERRGYTSVFNALARIAKEEGIATWWRGCIATMGRAAVVNMAQLASYSQSKEIYLKSGYFKDNIVLHFASSMTSGAITTVASLPVDIAKTRIQSMKIIDGVPEYTGTINAMVKVVKNEGFFNLWKGIVPYFARIGPHTVLTFIALEKFNEAYKVAVFDRQSKK